From the genome of Rhinoderma darwinii isolate aRhiDar2 chromosome 1, aRhiDar2.hap1, whole genome shotgun sequence:
tccttctagacctgtcccctgcttctacgtaactctgtgctcctccttctagacctgtcctctgcttctacattactctgtgctcctccctctagacctgttctatgcttctacattactctgtgatccTCCTTCTAGTCCTGTCCTCTTCTTCTACACTACTCTgtgatcctccttctagacctgttctctgcttctacattactctgtgctcctccttctagacctgtcctctgcttctaaattactctgtgctcctccttctagacctgtcctccactttctatattactctatgctcctccttctagacctgtcctctgcttctactttactctgtgctcctttttctagacccgtcctctgcttctacattactctctgcttctccttctagacctgtcctctgcttctacattactctgtgcttctcctcctagacctgtcctctacttctacattactctgtgctcctccttctagacctgtcctctgcttccacattactctgtgctcctccctctagacctgtcctatgcttctacattactctgtgatcctccttctagacctgtcctctgcttctacattactctatgctgctccttctagacctgttctctgcttctacattactctgtgctccttcttctagacctgtcctctgcttctacattaccccgtgctcctccttctagacctgtgtctaccttctacattactctgtgctcctacttctagacctgtcctctgcttctacattactctttgctcctccttctagtcccGACCTCTGCttcaacattactctgtgctcctccttctagacatgtCCATTGCCttatacattactctgtgctcctccctctagacctgtcctctgcttctacattactctgtgctcctccttctagacctgtcctctgcttctacattactctgtgctcctccttctagacctgtcctctacttctacattactctgtgctcttccttctaaacccgtcctctgccttctacattactctgtgctcctccttctagacctgtccgctgccttctacattacgctatgctgctccttctagacctgtcccctgcttctacattactctgtgctcttccttctagaaTTGTACAccaccttctagaccggtcctctgcctcctacattactttgtgcttctctttctagacctgtcctctgcttctacattactctgtgctcctccttctagacctgtcctcagcTTCTATATTAAtcagtgctcctccttctagacctgtcccctgcttctacattactctgtgctccttcgtctagacctgtcctcttgcTTCTACATaattctgtgctcctccttctagacctgtccaggaggtagaggagcaatgttctgcagatctgtagagatgtcagtggtgtaataatctgcaggatatatcactatgtatctgtcaggaggtagaggagcaatgttctgcagatctgtagagaggtcagtggtgtaataatctgcaggatatatcactatgtatctgtcaggaggtagaggagcaatgttctgcagatctgtagggagatcatgtctgtatatactgcacatgacgAAATTAACACTTCAACAAGTAAACAAACAGCATATAGAGTCTactaaaaagaagtaaaacacagcgaaataaagTCTTCAAAatactgtgttttgtttttttttaaagtagtaaaatatataatttattatcaccgtattaacctgcagaataaagagaacatgttgtttttaccgcatagTAAACCCCATAAAGACAAGACCCCCCCAAACTTTTTTTCCTCATAAGGCTGTATCGGCAGAAAACTAAAGTTATGTccgggtggggagaaaaaaattaaaaaaaaaactgaaaaatggctgcagcgggaaggggttaagacatacGGAAGGTATAACGGGCATTACTACATGGGGCCTTCaagcccttaatgaccaggcataAAAAGGCCTTAATaaccagctattttttttttttcatttttgccttgtatgaggccttgttttatgcaggagaattttattttattttttttccatttttgcctTGTAtggggccttgttttatgcgggagaatttattttattttttttttccatttttgccttgtatgaggccttgttttatgcgggagaatttttttatttatgttttgtgcGTTTTCGTGGTTGAAAAAAGTTACAAGTTACATCATTTATTTTTGCagctaaaatatatgaaaaagtgATTTCCAGCATtcattgttttgtttatttttttagcccATTGACGTTTCACactaaaaaaatctgtaaattaATTCTTTAGGTTACTTGGTCGtttagataccaaatatgtgtcgtttttttatttatatgtaatgtcggggcaataaaatgatgctaaataaagacttttttaacatttgttttttttaatatttattaaccCCATGtcgggataactttatttttgacatataaagtattggaatACTCCTGAATGCTAATACataatactgtgtcactatgacatcacacagtgtacccgaacagcaggcaaactgaacagacagctctggggtcctatCTGTGTCAccaggactgactgcagagggcttcCTAGTCTCTGCATTACTGAACAGAGACTGGGGTACCCTGTAATATACAGggtccaccatcatccctgtatataccagcccgccatcatccctgtatataacccccatcaaccctgtatataattCTTATCATCTGGTTATATACCACTAGGACGGGAACTGTCTGCTCGCCTTAACACGTGGGCATTGAGGTAaaaggggcgggcattgaggacaccttggaccaataggatgcctgaaactcCGGTACATGACAGAAGTCCAGCAAAATTTGAAAATATACGCAGAGCAactcagaccggaggagcagagggatttccTCCACTCATCTTTGGAATGTGGTTAGgtaagtatgtatattattatttttattaggcattaTTGGTGCTGTATGagaatattatactgtgtcactatgacatcacaCAGTGTACCCGaaaagcaggcaaactgaacagacagctctggggtcctatCTGATGCCTGAAACTCCGGTACATGACagaagtccagcaaaatctgaaaatATACGCAGAGCAactcagaccggaggagcagagggatttccTCCACTCATCTTTGGAATGTGGTTAGgtaagtatgtatattattatttttattaggcattaTTGGTGCTGTATGagaatattatagtgtgtgggggcagctatggtggcattatactgtgtgaggggcggtgtcgggggatatattatatacagcaggctcaggggggtCTATCTCCaatggcgtggcatgcaaaagggGGTGTGGCCTAAAGATTGTTCATTAACCGTAATTGAGGTTACGTGTTCATATAAATCTCCCAGCCCTAGCTGGTGCCCCCCAAAATCTGAcactaagcctagtgcatgaccggagtCATAGATCAccctgtagagaacttctatgtgcagtcacagctccctcaggtccggcactatgtataacacattgtctgacgtgttactgtaatgtagaactaaggaggaaccccaccttaccaaacctcccaattcactttcgaatatcattattactgacctctggtaacacctcctggaatttcctcctccacttcactcttacacgggtGATCGCCCCTCACCTGCTCTTCTTCATCCTCCGCTTtattattagtcagatcttccccctgatttcacatatgtaataattcagtacaatacagcagagagtgcgaagaatctaacagaccaacataagaaaccaccaaaatctatgaccccatctatgaccgcaggaccaaaaagctccacacccccctatatagatgtggtatagggctcagcttcatctacctgatgattctctgggacattgtctgACatgttcctctggacagtccagggaatacagaggactgggacttctctctggtggatttctcctactggatccatctgtaggaaacacacagtgactgaatacctgactactgtatatctgtctatatctcacacacttctctctacacttctatgtttactgatcagagctgaaattacaaagttgaggtcctcactaccggtGTCGAGATCCCTGTGCCTTGGAAGCTGCAGGCTTAAAGTTGCCTACCAGAGTAGATGGTGGAGTGTTAATGGCTCCCTGCCTTAGTATAAAATTGTTTCCTTGACCTGagcaaaaacaagtccgatccatggaggccgcacctcacaacttacaggacttgaaGGATCTTCTCCGAAGGTCATGGGGCCAGTTACCACAGGAAgcatcagaggtcttgtggagtccatgcctcgatgggtcagagctgttttggtggcgcttacacaatattaggcaggtggttttaatgttatggctgattagtGTAGATATTAGTTTTATGAACTGCTAGtctaaagccggccatacactctaGATAGCGGTCAGGTGAACCATCGTTCCTCCCCTCCTCCATATACATGAATGCTGGGTCAggtatgtatgtgttttcaatagggagaagggGAAAGCCGCTACCAGACTCCTCTGATAGTGACTTATCTATTAACAAAAGGATCCGGCATGCTGAAATTCCACAGCCCGATCCTTCTCTCTCCCGACATCTGACGTCCGGGGAGAGTTGGGAAGTCGCCATATACATTAGAAAATCAGCAGGTCCGGCCGAcatatatctaatgtgtatgaccagcttagcACACTGGTGGAGAGTGATGACCGGCAGTAACATACACCTGGTACAACtgcccatcctccacactacagaCGAGCGGCATGTCACAGAATATGATTGTGTTGTTCCTCCCCACAAATGTGTAAAGTAATGGCCCCACATCACAGATTTCCAGCAGCTGATCTCAATGTCTGTGGGGggctgatattaaccccttccagcatcGCTCCTTAGATGTTCTGAATGGACAGGAGGTAAAGCAAGGAACGTGTGTTTGGAGCTCAGGCATCGGCCCCATCAGGAACGTCTGTCACACCCTCAGATTTTATGAGCAGGATCACAAAGGAAAAGCTGTCAGTCATTCTGTGTGGGCGGGggatgcaggactcacaggctttctctagtctattaatcaggtatgatgtttggtcatatatatatatatatggtgatatttcacCCTAAATATCTTTGactggtgtgcacagtgggctcctaggcatgcattgggtccccctctgtacactttgtTCATCTATACTATTGCACGATATGCTGTTGCCTGTATTCGATCTATCGGAACCAATGTTTGCTTTATGTTATATCCGTACATTTCAAGATGTCTAAATATGCTCTCATCTACAATGTTTTTGCTATTTTGTAATGTAGTAAACATGCATAAACATATTCTAACTGCTAAATAGCGCTCCTGTATACATACCGCTTTCCATTCTTGGATATGGGCAATTGCGGttgccttgccctattccaagatggatgcggtggtctgtggttgttgtgcgcatgcgcggggcggggggccgttcatcacgtagttcacagcgcaacatggacttgggctctgtgcagttgcgcactgctctcttccggacgccgtgcactgcgtgattgaggtgccgcctctcctcgtgcaggcgccagctgaacatcctatggacaagtaagtgaggtgcaccgttcagctgtgtaccccttatttaaaccctctgatcacactctttcagcaccccctgacgaagccaggtgcgaaacgcgcgttggggtgttcggacagtgttgtggcagtggaatggcgcatggtgggttttttggtatgcgtatcttgaggtcttaATGAGTTTCTTCTCtatgactgtgactttacaatttttgtggccattctataggcccttgttatggtgatCATCATCagtatacatactgtataatcgTTGATATTGgtatactaccattgtttgccctgcctcatattcaacactgtcttctgtgtactgttgtacattgtttttatgggtggtaatttttaaattgtcttgatcaactgtgctgtctgtcttcaataaagtcattttgtattttttgatcTTGTCTcattatagcatatggggataactttttggtgtttctctagtcctggcagcatttagaagggaacctgtcagtaagtTTGGAGCCACTGAACCCCCAGCATGCCATTATGTAGCTGGAGTTTAGAGTTCCAAACCTGCCCACGTCAAAACCCTCTGTTTCAGCGAAAGAACTTACAAGTTACTGAGAGGAGTCCAGGAGAGGAGTCCGGTGGGAATGAGAGCATGAACATTACACACATGAAGCCGAGGACGGTACACCTCGCTTTACTGCGCTCGTACAGTGTACTGCTCTGGGCTTCATTTGTACCAAAGGACATAATCTGTCTGGTGAATGGAGTGCTCTGGATTTATTGGACAAATACAGGAAACATAAGGATCTAACGTGATGTGAAAAGAGACGAAATTGTGGAActcctacattacatgtcattgtACACACATGTATATGTACTGTACATGACGATATTAGGACTTCAACATGGccgccagtccagcctgtgcccCCAGCAATggccaatatactgtatatctatatcttctcaccttgtgatgtgtgcggccggtagtcctccatcatgacctcctcgtacagatccttgtgaccttctagatactcccactcatccatggagaaatagacagcgaCGTCctcacaccttataggaacctgacacacacaatgatacagtcatcacccagacacctccagtgctgttactgtagaatttgccagcagtgtcacctctccagtcagcagctcagtcatcttgtagatcagttctaagatcttcttctcatgtatccgggagtgagggggaggctctgtgatggggctctgactactgctccatcctcctgactcatggatgatgggagtcgtacagtcacctgatgtcttcttcactattgtgtactcctgtgtatggagagagacacttagagaactgaacacagtattcccctctCAGTAGAGAGGGAGATTGTGAACCCACTGTATAGAGCTATAGTGACcctacatctgtaatactggagacctcacctacaaaaagacattgaggaaatagaacgaggccaaaactaaaaaggaaataatattggggggactagatggaccatgtgctctcctcctgccgtcatcttctatgtttctatatacagGTCATCCTGTtcctcctggttccttgtcattGCTCTAcaccattactattgctgcattggtgacatgacacataactgaccatattggtggctgatcttcagcttttctgctggtggcttcttgacgtcacttggaaggtctggacactgttatacaggacactggattcttcctattacttcctattatgtattgtcccttccctatgtgggacttgttctataatgtagaaaagtttacctctccgctcaacaggtagatgatctccacggtgaagtctaatattcttctgctcatctcattcctgtccttgtccatccttggtgggtcattcaggagaaggagcgttgtggaggagaagatgagaaaactggaggatctagtactgcagacgtctttatggagaaaagagaagatggaaatcatacaggggacatcaTCATGTgtaacatacagaacctcacttattcatcattgagagaaacatcttctcagagccgtcaccacatggaataaaggggtattcccaacactgacatttctccccaggatatgccagaaatgtctggtagatgcggctccacctctgggtggccttgttaggtggtttctgtaactcctacaCAAGTGAATAGAGAGACAGAATCTGTTCAGGTCCTCCTGCTATGTCATTTGCTGCCAACGGAACAGACTGGTGGTCAATGTGACTTAATACCCCCCTAAAATAAGTCTTTACAGATAATAGAAGTTACCTCAGAGATCCTGGACCTTCAGAGACAtctaaattttgttttttattacagtacctgtcctctgcttctacattactctgtgctcctccttctagacctgtccattGCCttatacattactctgtgctcctccctctagacctgtcctctgcttctacattactctgtgctcctccttctagacctgtcctctgcttctacattactctgtgctcctccttctagacctgtcctctgcttctacattactctgtgctcctccctctagacctgtcctctgcttctacattactctgtgatcctccttctagacctgtcctctgcttctacattactctatgctgctccttctagacctgtcccctgcttctacattactctgtgatccTCCTTCCAGACCTGTGTCTacgttctacattactctgtacacctccttctagacctgtcctctgcttctacattactctgtgctcctccttctagacctgtcctctgcttctacattactctgtgctcctccctctagacctgtcctctgcttctacattactctgtgatcctccttctagacctgtcctctgcttctacattactctatgctgctccttctagacctgtcccctgcttctacattactctgtgatccTCCTTCCAGACCTGTGTCTacgttctacattactctgtacacctccttctagacctgttctctgcttctacattactctactttgtgctccttcttctagacctgtcctctgcttctacattaccccgTGCTCCTCCTTCCAGACCTGTGTCTacgttctacattactctgtacacctccttctagacctgtcctctgcttctacattactctgtgctcctccttctagtcccGTCCTCTGCttcaacattactctgtgctcctccttctagtcccGTCCTCTGCttcaacattactctgtgctcctccttctagacatgtCCATTGCCttatacattactctgtgctcctccctctagacctgtcctctgcttctacattactctgtgctcctccttctagacctgtcctctgcttctacattactctgtgctcctccttctagacctgtcccctgcttctacattactctgtgctcttccttctagaaTTGTACACCACCTTCTAGACCGTTCCTCTGCCTcctacattactttgtgctcctctttctagacatgtcctctgcttctacattactctgtgctcctccttctagacttgtcctctgcttctatattaatctgtgctcctccttctagacctgtcccctgcttctacattactctgtgctcctccttctagacctgtcctctgcttctacatcagAGATCCTGGACCTTCAGAGACAtctaaattttgttttttatta
Proteins encoded in this window:
- the LOC142710473 gene encoding oocyte zinc finger protein XlCOF29-like produces the protein MDKDRNEMSRRILDFTVEIIYLLSGEEYTIVKKTSGDCTTPIIHESGGWSSSQSPITEPPPHSRIHEKKILELIYKMTELLTGEVTLLANSTVTALEVSG